The Eublepharis macularius isolate TG4126 chromosome 12, MPM_Emac_v1.0, whole genome shotgun sequence genomic sequence CTTTGTCTTGGGACCACCCTCTTCTGTCTACAGCTCCAAATCTTGCCTCCTTCCATCCatccctccacctccacctcactGACCCAGGAAGACCAACGTCCTTCCCCCCATGACAACCTCCGGTGCAGACACTCACCTTTCTCAGCGCCATACCCATGGGAGACGTGTGCATGTCTCAGTCCTGCTGCTGTAGATGCACCATGTTCATGGTGATCAGAAGTGTTTGATTTTACATGGATCTGATGTTCCAAGATGCTTATCTTTTTCTGAAGAGCATCGCGCAGGGATGTGGAGAAAAGAGAGCTGTTCCGGTTATGCTGCAGAAGGCAGGACCAATGCTTGTATCAGCAGTCATTTAAATGCCGCTGTCCTGTACCTCTTTTTGACTCCCCTTCAAGTCTCTCCTTTCAGGAGCAGTCTTAGTGATCTGGAGCCCTGGGCAAAGATCCAGGACCAGGCTTCAGAATCACTGCTAACTCCTGCCAGGCCTGCCCTCACCATTGTGGTCCATTGCCTGTGTGAGGTGAACAGAAGCCGCTGTTGCCACCAGAAGCCCGCTTCCTGAGCCTCAGATGGGGTGGGCATGAGCCGCCGCCACCACCGAGCCGGCTGCTCCAGCCCTAGACAGGACAGCCACAAGCTGCCATTCCTACCTAGCTACAAATAACATAACAAGGCAATACCCGGTACAGAAGAAagactacacaatgaaaaatcacccgggtacgtagaaaaatattcagttgttatACCTAGCTGGCTGCCCCCCTTGATCAGAAGAGTGCAGTCATGGGCAGTCACACGCACACCCAGAGTAGGGCCCAGGGTAGTTGCCACAGCTGCCCATTGGTTAAAATTACCCCTGCCTCCTTTTGTGTGAAGTTTTTGGTACAATGGTACTCCAAAGTCCTCATTCTCTACAAAAACTAAGCCAAAACTCAGGCAACAAAACCACTTTGTTTACCCCTCCTGCCCCCTTGCTTTGATACCTTCCCAGTGTCAAATGGTGGTCTGCAGGCTTCTTTGGACAAGGGTCTTTGTATTTGCTAATTATTAGTGATGCACATGTTGATGgttcagttgccaacctccaggtgatagctggtgcttgcctggaattacaactgatatccaaccaacagacatcagttcccctggagaaaatggctgctttggagggtggactctatggcattataccctgctgagctccctccccttcccctctctccaggatccaccccccaaatctccaggaatttcacaacctggagctggcaactaaGGGTATCAGGCCAGAGTCTGGCCACTTCCATTTAGCCAGTTTTCACCCCATTCTTCCTTTCTGTCCCCACCCCCTTTTGATTTCTGTACTGAACCCTCCCCTCCAGTCCACTGTTACCCTGGATGTATAATGTATAATTCTTTCTTACTCTAAGAAGGGggaaagccaggaaaagggcACTCCCTTTATTTTTAGCCACCACACTTAAGTTCACACCTCAGATGCTCTTGTAATCTCCACTCCTACCCACACCAATGGTGGCAACTCCATCCCATCCCTGGTTTtgtaaaataaactttttttaaaaaaagcacggAGAAAGAAAAACTTGTTGAGGAACTCAGCTCTGTTTGGGAACAGAATCCAAACAGAATCTGGTTCTCCAAGTGCTTGGGcactctgtcccccccccccccccccgtaagaaTTCCACAGGACCCAAGACCCAAAATAGTTCAAAACTTTATTGGTCTGGTCCCTGCTAGGCCATGAACAGCCACAGCCAACAACAACACACACCAAGTAAAAAATGAAGCTAAAGCAaaggctccccccacccacccctaaaGGGaacatgttaaaataactaaccAGTATCTAAGGGAACTTCACCAAATTCTCAGCTGCCCGAGGTTTCACAGCTCTCCCTTCATCCAGTTAAAGCTCATtcgctcccaccccctgccaccaccactCTTGTTCCCTCATTACTCGTGATTCTATCTTGTCTCCTTGCCAAGACAGAACCATGAGTACTGAGGGAACAAGAGTGGAGTCCTTGCCTCTCACTCTACTTCATCAGGCTGACTCAACAATGCAATCAGTATTTTTAGGGGAATCATTAGTGCCACAGGGAATCCAAAAGCTCCCAGGATCTCTTCCAACATCGCTGAGCATCCTTGGACACATCTGTCCGAATGCTTGGTGCAGCAACATAGATAGGCAAGGCTGTAGCTGCAGTGGGGAGGGTAGAGTTGCCCACTTCCAGATGGGGCTCGGAGATCTCCCCACACAGCTGCTACAACAACAACATAGGatgtttattagccagaggccatcacactCTCACATCTAATTCAGAATTACAAATGACTGAACATCAGTGAGGCACACCCcatataaaacaaatattttaaaagctacaTATTTCAGTGAATTACCTACATTTAAAAATTTACTTAATAAGCCAATCTTAATTAATCAATCCTAAAAGCATGGTTATTCCATCAACAGTATATACTTTAAAATATCCAGACAATGGATATTCAATGGAATTCtaattaccttatattatcaaattatatcaaTACATATCTAGGGTTCTGCATATttagccaggatttcctcctattaatgaccatccagccatattttgccactttgTCATTTTCCTATTCCAGTTGGGGAGCTCCCAAAATTATAGCTGCTCTCCAGACTTCAAAGATTAGTCTGATCCCAGGAGGGATGGAGTGACATCTTTGTCCTGTAGTGTCTGCCTTGGCTTCTCTTCCTTCATTCatgtggaatagggttgccagcctccaggtagtggctggagatctcccggaattacaactggtctccaggccacagatatcagttcacctggagaaaatggctactttgggggatagactctatggaattatgccatgccaaggtcctttccctccccaaaccccactttctccaggtttttccaggtttcaccccctagatctccaggaatttcccaacttggagctggcaaccctaatgtggagGTGAAACAGTTTTGCTCCCTATTATAGAGCAATAATTGGTTTTCTACTTGTGGAGCACTTAAGTTAAGAATTGCATAGGATGCCATTTTGCAGGAAtcagtggctttccagcaaaaaaTTGGACTAGGAGTACTTATGTATCAGATCCTTTTAACTCCTTATACATATAACCATACAGACACCTAGCATgcttagattagggttgccaacctctaggtagggCCTAAAAATTTcctgaattacaatttatctccagactacagttcccctggagaaaatggctgctttcaagagtagactctatggcatctcaCGCCCTCTGAgcacccttcccttcccaaactctacccttcccaggctccactcccaaatctccagaaatttcccaacctagagttagCAAGCTTAGCTTGGATCCAGTTCAGAAGGGATACCTCTCCCCCACAGAACTTCTATATTTTATATCACTTGTACTGAGGTTTTTTAATTATTCCTTGTCACTTAAGGAACTAATTTAAGCTGGAAAGCAGGATAgaagtataataaataaatagcccaaCTAATATAATCcaatgagctttttaaaaaaaatgtttaaaattagcttttcagGCTGCAGTAATTGGTTATCTGTATTATCTTGCCAATAAGAACAATTTTATCAAACATAAGGCACAGATGTGTGGTAGCATGCACTTCTCTATAAACTATATTATCCCCTTTTGATCTCATACTGTCCCTCCAGGCATCACAAAATTCTCACCTTCCAGTCATGTTTAGGAGAACCACAGTGTGAAATTCACTCCCGATCAAGGAATGCTTTAATCCTGCCTTAGAGACAGTGACCTTTTCCAGAACAGAAGAATGGGAGCAGGTATACGGGACGCACAGGACACAGTTATGACAAAAGGGAGGGCCTAAAAGGTGTGGGCCTCCTAAGGGGAATTAAGAGgagaatggggagggagggagctatGAAGGTGAAGAGAGGGGGAATGGAAGAGAGAGGGGCAGGACATTTTGTGATCAAAGCTTAAGTACATaacggtgagagagagagagagtaccaAATAGAAGTTCCACTTTGTGGTTTTATTATCAGGGGCCATGTTGTTCTGCCACCTTAAATGGCTTCGGAACATCATAAGGTTCCAacctacagttgccaacctccagctggggcccgGAATCCTCCCAAAATTAAAACTGACCTCCGCACAATATAGATCAGTTCCTCCTGGAGGAACTGGAGAGTAGACACCGGCAACTTCCCCCTGCTGAGTTCTTTCACGtctccaaactccactctccccagacACTATCCACaatttccagggatttcccaagctggagttggcaacccttgcaaTATCTCTTGACAAGCTGTTTTCTTGTTGCCCTTTAAAATGTTGAGTCACCAAACGTCACTGAGGTTGATTGTTCAGCCATGCTGACCCTATTCCTTATATCTGtcatttattttaataacaactacaacaacaataataataatttatatactgcccttaaggatAACTTAATACCCACCCACTTAACACCCacatacaaagtatgttatttttatccccacaacaacaatcaccctgttaggtgggtggggctgagagagccctgaaagagctgtgactgacccaagggcacccagctggcttcaagtggaggagaggagaatcgaacctggttctctagattagagtcccatgctcttaaccactgcacaaaactggctctccagttttttcttcttcctatcCATCCACCTGACCTTGCTTCCCCTCACTCCACAGTCCCCTGATGTCAGTGATACTCATTGTCTCAGGAGCCACATGTTTGATGCAACATCTGTGGCTCTTCTACACCATTCCTCAATGTGGCACCTGCACCATATTCCCAAAAAAGCTAGGCAATGGCATCGGCCAGCAGGGGGTGCTTTGTACACACTTATATGTATGTATTTGGTGGAATACATTTGCAATGTGGCTCCCTGCAAGCCAGGGAGTGAGTAAGTACCACAGCTCTATGTGTTCCACAAATCCATCATCAGACCTTCTCACTTCTCTGcataggtgggcagccatgttgggcttagggttgccagctccaagttgggaaattcctggagatctagggggtgaaccctggagaaacctggagacagaggggtttggggatggaaaggaccttcgcatggcataattccatagagtacacccccaaaagtagccattttctccaggtgaactgatctctgtggcctggagaccagttgtaattccgggagatctccagccactacctggaggctgacaaccctcgTTGGGCGGCAGtaaaatagcaagatttgagtccagtggcaccttagagaccaacaagattttcaaagtgtgagctttccagagtcaggggtctgaagaagggagctttgactctcaacagtttgcaccctgaaaatcttgttggtctctaagatgacGCTGGACTTCTCTGCATATTATCTCTTTCTAGATAGTCATTTTAAGTGCCAAACTTGCTCACAGCTTAAGGATGTTGTAGGGTGCAAAAACTACAAGATCTTTAACATACAGGGGCCCATGTTCAATATTTAATAATCCAAAGGTTGAGAGTTACATTCTATCTTTATATCATTTTTTCTTTGAATTTCTAAACACAGATTCCATATTTCCTGCTTTACCATCTCTCTCTTTGTGAGGAGAGGGAAGGCTTTCTTTGTGCTCCTCTTTTTTGGAAGGGACTGTAGCCCTCAAGATGGAGAATGTTCTGTGTATGATGTTACCTCATGTCTTAGGAGGAGTATGGGAATAAGGGTTGGTTTGCTCTAGGTCCCAAAGTTTTTTTCCTGAGGACTCAGTTGTGCATACTAGCAATAGATGGGTGGGATGGTTTGTAAAAAGAATCCCCACCATGCCATGGAAGCTCGTTggctgaccttaggccagtcgcatcctctcagcctaacctacctcacaggggttttgtgaggataaaatggaggagaatgatgtgagctgttttggatcccctttggggagaaaggtggggtataaataaacaaaataaataaatgcattgacTTCCGCTGGAGATAGACAATAGTTCTTTCAGAGTTGACACTAACGCTATGGAACAGACATGGGTGAGGCACTCATCCCACAGCCACCTCTGATAAACAAgttctgactttttttttttttacagtgcttCAGAATCTGCAACGCCTGTTTAGAGTGAGGCAAAATGGgacacaagtagggttgccaagtctaagatggaaaattcctggagatttgaggggaggcagagtttggggagaggagggacttcagttcgGTATCATGTCGTAAAGCCCACCCTCTAGAACAGGTGACAGAGATGTCCTCTGGccatcaactgtaattctgggagatctccaggtgctgCCTGGGGGCACCTAGACAGAAGAAATGAGTGAGTACACCATGGCCAAGTGTGGCCTCTCTCAGACTCTCAGTACTTTCAACGGCCTTAAAAACTATTGTCTGTCTCTGGCCATATGTTGACACATAGAAGTAGGACAAAAGTAAAAAAGAGAACAAGAAGGCATTTATGAGCCattcagaaagaaaagggggcaaGAATGGACAGGTGCTACCAAACCATTATAGAATCATGACCAAATATTTAACTACATTCATCCCTGAGATTAGAGGTACATTTTCCACTTTCATTGGGAAAGGCTGGTTTAAAATGCCttcaataaataaattgcagGAATACCAGAAAACAATACTATATGTTTTGATCACAGAAGTAGGTGGATGGACATTTGATACATTGATGAATGAGGTTGAAGATGACAGAGATGTGGAGAGCCAGTGAGGGGACCGAGATTCAAACCCATGTGCTGTCATGCAActcactgggtgagcttgggtccgTCACTGACTCTCAGGTAACCTATCTTGTGGATCAAATGCGGAAAACTATGTATACTATCTTGTGGTCCTTAGAAGAATGGTGTGATAGTTATTTAACAAAAtctaataagcagggcttttttctgggaaaagaggtggtggaactcagtgggttgccctcagagaaaatggtcacatggccagtggccccgccccctgatctccagacagagaggagtttagattaccctcagTGCGGAGggcactcccctctgtctggagatcagggggcagggccaccggccatgtgaccattttcaagaggttccggagctccgttccgccacgttccagctgaaaaaaagccctactaaTAAGGTTGGAAGAAAGAAGTATGGGATGAATGAATGGATGGCAAGCAAATAACACATGACCCAAAGGTTTAGAAAGTGTGTCACATGAGGAAAGGTTAAGAAAGCtgtgtatgtttagcctggaggaaAGAAGATTAAAAGAGGACTCAGTTGCAATCTCTGCCTATTTAAAATGCTGCCACAAAGAAGGCAATTTAGCCCCTAGTGCCACAAATACTGGAACAAGAGCAGAGAAGTTGCACCACAAGGATTAGGATAGAAATATTCGGAAACGTTCTTTCCTAACTGAAATAGCTGAAGTTTTATAGAACAGAACAGACCTAGAACTGATTTACACAGACAGTGATCAATTAAGGACTTTCACAGGACACTCATCTAACACTAGGACTCGGTGATTTCAAGTGTTTGATAGATATATGAAAAAGGATGGCTGGACTTGCAACAGACAGAGAAAAAGAGGTGCAAGGATGAATGGGTGTGAATTTATGCTTAGGTACGTGTGAATTAACTACACTGGGGTCATTAAGAAATGGGATCTCAGATATTTAGCATCCAGGGGATTGTCAACTTTAGCATATGATTTTTTCTCTCATTCAAGTGATGATAttggtgggagaggggaagagtACATTTCAGATGTGATGTCAAAATCATTACTCTAAGATTCTAGGATAAGAACTTACTTAGGCATGTATCCACCTTGGGAAGAAAAGATTGATGTGAGAAAAGCTGGCTCTGTGAGGGGAGCAGATGGGGGAAGCAACATTATGTatgtgagtgccatcaagtcacaactgacttatggcaacctcatcaaggggctttcaaggcaagtgaggggcagaggtggttttccatcgccttcctctgcagggtaACCTGTTTTTCTTGATagtttcccatccaagtgctgtccagggccaaccctgctaaTTTCTGAGATCCAGTGAGATCAGGCTGTACTATGCTACCTTCCTATTAGGAAGGTAGAATTTATAAAGGTTTATTATGATAAGTGATATAAAAGGTGTACCCAGGATGATGGATGATGGGACAGATAACAATTGGTTGGGATGGTTTGTGATgatcatctgacaaagagtgtTGGGGAAGGGTGGAAGATTATATGGAGAATAACACATgaaaatgtgttaagtggggatgacagACAGGTGGCTGACAGGTGAGTGTTTGTGAAGGTAAATTGATGGAGAAGGgatggaaaaggaggaagaaagggaTGGGAGATGACTGTGGGAAAGAGTATACGTCTGGATGGAGGGCAAATCACTGGATAAGGAATAGATAGGTGGATATGAGGAGAATAAATAAATGCACCAGGACGTATATGGGACATTTTTCTCAATGGGAGGTGACTGCTGCAGAAGCATGGGTACCTGCAAGTGTTCCAGTCTCTCCTTGAGGGATTCTAGCATCCTCTCCATCTGGTGCAGCCCGGCAGCCATCTCCTTGGGTGGATCTTCCATAGTGTTGGCAGCCGCAGCCCCCTTTCGGAAGACATCATGAGTATTGTGCCCTAACTGGAGATCATGGTGTTCTCGTTGTCCAAAATGGTGGTACTCATTCTCCCGGGTATGGATGCCTTCATGGAGATCTCGGTGGCCCTCTTCGTGGTGTAATCTGTGAGCATTGTCATTGTGGCCTTGATGTCCATCTTCATGGTGGCCTTGATGTCCATCCTCATGGCGGCCTTGATGTCCATTCTCATGATGCCCTTGATGTCCATCCTCATGGTGTCCCCTGTGACTGTGAGGGTGACTACCCTCATGGTGGATTCGATGCCCACTTTCATGATGGATTCGATGTCCCCCCTCGTGATGGCCATGGCTGTGGTTCTCTTCATGGTGAACACCGTGGTGGTCCCCAATGTGCCTCCGGGAATGGGCTTCGCAACGGCTGAGTTTGGCTGTCAACTCTCGCACTGTTTCCCTCTGATCTAGGATCATCTCCTTTTGGTGAACCACCGTCTCCCGCAGGTGTAAGATGGTTTCCTTGGCTTCCTCCAGAGTCCCTACCCAGTGCCCATTTGCTCCATTACTAGGCCCTGGTCCATGTCGCTGCTGACTGGCTGACTGGCAGCCATGCTCCATGTCCAGTGGCATAGGGCTGCAGATAAATTTGGGCAAACCATAGTCAGATGCCAACACCAGTGGGGAGAAGGCAAGGCAGAGTAATGCCCACTGCAAGGTCATTTccacagatgggagggggagctgtTGAGAATTGATTTGAAGAGGTAATTCCCGTTAGGAGCCACTGATCTAGAGATTAAGGTTCCTGTTGCAGAGCAGATATAGGTGCAACATCAATCGTGAAGACTCGCTCGCAGATACCAAAAATCCAAGAATCTCTTCTGTGCCACCAAAACCCAATTCAAAAGTCTCTATTAGAAAGGAGACCCTGTGTTATTTAATGGGAAAGTGGACAGTATTCCAGTTAAAGCATATGGTGAGCAAGTTCCTGAAGTCACGTTGAGTCCACAGAGCCAAGAAAACATGTCTTTCTCCAAGAGCCTGTTGTGCCACCTCAGCAAACAGAGCCTTTCTTCCTCTCTGGTATCTGTGCCTTACTGCCAGCAGGTGTCCCAGCACTGTAGGCACATGGGATTTGTGCTTTTCCTGCCTCTCCTTCCTGTCCAATTTGCCAAATCCGCTGGTGATGTGGAGAGGAGTATCAGTCTCCCCTGGCAACCAAGAAATTAATGGGCTTAAGATGTCAGGGCCAAGCTTTTCCCTTCATCTCATCCCATCCTCCCCACTCCATAGCTAGGCTATGGGCAACCCTCTTCATGCCGCAGCCTGCAGCAGATAAGAATCTAGGAACGCTAAAACTCTACTCAGGAGAATTAAATTACCAGTCAGAGACAGAGAGCTAAGTATATGCACTTTGAACTGTCATGTTTCTGTCATGTTGAGAATTATGTGGGTTGTCCTGTTCACGGGTAGAATTTGAATATGTGGAGTTGGGTGAAAGTAATGGAAGAGAAGTGTGTGTCAGGCAGATACAAGGTGTGAAAATATAGATAAATAGATTAACCCGCCTTTTCACACAAAACAGTCAGCAAATGTTGCAAAATCATACAATCTAGTTCATAAACAAGAACACTAAATATCCATCACAAACACCAGGATGTCATTTTCAGTGTTTGCTCCTCCCTTTTCAAATTGTTAATGAGTTCAGGATTCAATACAGTCTCTTTCCTCTGAAAGAAACAACGCTTTTAGTTGTCcttgtggggaaaaaaaacccttttatctGCAGATTGAGAAGAGACAGGGAACAAACACTGTCCCAGAGACCCTAGGTCCAAAAGGTTCCTCCTAGCCAAGCCTTGATGTCTTTCATGCAGCCCTGCCAGACTAAATATTTTTATACTTTGTGGGTTCTTTTTCTACCACTAGATTTAATAGTATAACAAACTGGAAATGATGAAAATCTATTTGAATTAGAAAGTAATCATATCCTTAATTTAAACTCTGGACAGGGACAGGAACACTCTTACGTCCCCTGCTACTAGTGGATCACAAAGATATGCTGGTTTGGTGGGTTTATATAGCCATTGAACCACTACCAAtgtggcagggttgccaactccaggttgggagattcatggagaattggggggtggagactggagggtggggtttggggaagggcctcaataggatataatgccatggagtccacctctaaagtagtcattttctccaagggaactgatctctgtcctttggaaatcagctgaaattccaggagatctctaggtgcCACTTGAAGGCCGGCAAACCTACGAGagtaatgtggtgctggaagaccTCAACAAGAAGGACATTCCATAAGCAGGGCTGAATCGacgaagggggaagggggggtagtctgcccccagcaccaccaaagagggggtgccaggcgcagctgccagccgccaggagcacaccggcagcagcgcgggcagctgagcggagggggggaaggccacccgcgccattcgcctgccctgcaggacagggagcatgcggcaaACCAGCCGCCCTCTCAGCAGGGCAGgtaaatggcacaggcggcctcccagctgcccgtgctgccgccaccagctctgtggtgcaccgtgcgctggggcagccagcttgccgcactgGTGGCACACTCCACCCGTGTGATGACgttacagaaatgacatcatcacgcagcgccgggagtgcGAGAGCGCTGCATGTGCACACAGggggccggacttgggttgccctgggcaccagcaaccctagatccagccctgtccaTAAGCAAggtgccactgctgaaaaagccctgtctctgttcACCACACACCTCACCTTGGAAGGCGAAAACACAGAAAGCAGAGCCTGTGAGACAGCTCttaactccagaggagttagccatgttagtctacagtagcaaaatagtaaagagtccagtagcacctttaagactaaccaactttactgtagcataagctttcaagaaccacagttctcttcatcagatgctcttAGCTGccgctctccctcccctccccaaacatctgaTGGATGGGAACTCTTTGCTGGAATTAGTTTAGTCAGTCTTTAAGGGCTCACTGAACTCCTGACCAACTGGTTGTAGTAGTCCCTGAGTTACTACCAAGGAGCTACTTCCTAAGGTGAGGGCTTTAGTCCAAGTGCTTCTGCTTCAGTCCAAAACCCCTTTATTCTTGCCCTTGTACGCCTCTTTGTAAATTCACTACTTCCCTCATTTAGACACCAATCGTACACCTCTCTGTGTGGACCATTGTCCAGACTATGTTCACATGGCCCCTAAGCCCCTTCTTCTGAGGCACCCCTTGATTCTCCATGCACATCCCTGACCAACATAATTTGCAGTTCTGAGAACAGGCTCACTTTGTAATTCAATTTTTTTATTATCCTGGTTATAAATGCTATTATTACACAAGTGTAGTAAGGGGAAAACCCAACATGTCATAGATGGAATGGTTCTCCTTCCTCTTGCCCATACAAAGAAGTTGAAAAGTTCCTACTCTGTGTGCTACCAGGACCATtcatatcccacccttcttccaagcagctcagggatATATggttcctccctcctccactttatcttcacagctGTGGAGTAGATAGAGTGGCTGGACCAAGGACACAGAGTGAAAGTCATGGATATTTGTGGATTTGGACCCAAGCCTAAgactgccagctctgggttgggaaattcctggagatttggggggtggggggcctaGAGAGGGCAAGTTTTGAGGAGAGGATAGTCCTCGttgaggtataatgctatagagtccaccctccaaagcagccattttctccagggaaattgatctccattgcctggagatcagctgtaattccaggagatctcttcCTCCcctacctggatgctggcaaccctacccaggtcCCTCTGTGCCATGTAATTCCCTGGGGGACCtggggctagtcactctctctcagcataacctaactCACAAGTTTGCACTGAGGATCAGTTCAGGAGGGGAGAATCGCAgatgctgccctgagttccttggtgggaaagtgggataaaaaaatAGGATAGGTAGATAAACAGGTTGATCTTCCCATGTCCTAAACTAACACTCAGGCTACTACACTGCACTAGCTCTGGAGTTTgtagctgcagctgcagctgctacTACCTATCATTT encodes the following:
- the LOC129340472 gene encoding neuronal pentraxin-1-like, which codes for MTLQWALLCLAFSPLVLASDYGLPKFICSPMPLDMEHGCQSASQQRHGPGPSNGANGHWVGTLEEAKETILHLRETVVHQKEMILDQRETVRELTAKLSRCEAHSRRHIGDHHGVHHEENHSHGHHEGGHRIHHESGHRIHHEGRHEDGHQGHHEDGHQGHNDNAHRLHHEEGHRDLHEGIHTRENEYHHFGQREHHDLQLGHNTHDVFRKGAAAANTMEDPPKEMAAGLHQMERMLESLKERLEHLQHNRNSSLFSTSLRDALQKKISILEHQIHVKSNTSDHHEHGASTAAGLRHAHVSHGYGAEKVPCHLSDPFCPPGHKVEKRSEDFRVSFPLRTNYMYVKVKRTLHHEIFAFSICLWLKSSSAPGMGTPFSYSVPGQANEVVLIEWGNNPMELLINDKAAALPLAITDAKWHHICVTWSTRDGIWETYQDGVRRGSGENLAPWHPVKPGGVFVLGQEQDTLGGRFDATQAFIGEISDFNMWGRILTPGEVYKMATCTSELGGDLINWAEASVELHGGVVKLPFNACH